One genomic window of Caenorhabditis elegans chromosome I includes the following:
- the W04A4.3 gene encoding DUF19 domain-containing protein (Partially confirmed by transcript evidence), with amino-acid sequence MKPAKQSIFVTMVMIYSVILIITIFTPVQQIHVDIIDITGFAKCALTTKWFRTQLAPFLGNLTAKKGPKNLKMVYHPLSIGQKKGNGTAVATCENGWLECQLNKLQCCTKKYSRNVTDFEILAVLECIQGKQWFGKALDCLQPRNLQTL; translated from the exons ATGAAACCCGCCAAACAGTCAATTTTCGTGACAATGGTTATGATCTACTCCGTCATCCTAATTATAACAATATTCACACCTGTTCAGCAAATCCATGTAGATATTATTGATATCACTGGATTCGCAAAGTGTGCTCTTACAACAAAATGGTTCAGAACTCAGCTGGCGCCGTTTTTGGGGAATTTAACGGCGAAGAAGGGTCCGAAGAACTTGAAGATGGTCTATCATCCTTTGTCGATTGGACAGAAAAAGGGTAATGGAACAGCTGT GGCCACGTGTGAAAATGGATGGTTGGAGTGTCAACTGAACAAGCTTCAGTGTTGTACAAAAAAATACTCGAGAAATGTTACGGATTTCGAGATTCTCGCGGTTTTGGAGTGTATTCAGGGAAAGCAATGGTTTGGAAAGGCTCTGGATTGTCTCCAACCAAGGAATTTGCAAACTTTGTAA